The segment GAAGCTGCGTTAATTTTTTTTCTTCAGGTAATTTATTTGGTCCAATTTTTTCTAATCTTTGTGCTGCTTCCGTTTTATCCAAACCATCCTCTGAAACATTCAATTTAGTTAGTACTTCTTTTATTTCTAAACTATGCCACATAACATAAATTTTATTTAAATTAACGTTGTGCCAGTCATCTCCTCTGGTTGATCAATGTTCATTATTTTCAAAATTGTTGGGGCAATATCGGCTAAAACTCCGACCGGAGACATTAAACTAAGATCTGTCCCCGGAGGACAAGCCGCGCCGACCCGATCTTTCAATTCTCGCCCGGCCAGAATAAATGGCACGGGGTTTGTGCTATGCTCTTTATCCATTTCTTCGGTTTGCAAATTAACAATTTCTTCCGCGTTGCCGTGATCCGCGGTAAGCGCGAGTACCCCACCCATGGGCAGAATGATATCTGCCAGCTGACCGATACATTTATCCACTGTCTCCACGGCCTCCACCGTTGCTTTATAATTTCCCGTATGTCCGACCATATCGGCATTCGCGAAATTCACTACAATAAAATCATATTTTCGCGACATTATCTCTTTGACTAATTTTTCGGTAATAATTTTGGCGGACATTTCCGGCTTCTCGGCATAAGAAGCGACGTGCGGCGAAGGGACAATTATCCGGTCTTCCCCGGGAAACTCCTCTTCCTTCATACCATTAAAAAAGAACGTCACGTGGGCGTATTTTTCCGTTTCGGCAATGTGGAGTTGTTTTAATCCGGCCTCGCTTAACACTTTTGCCAAACATACTTTTATTTCTTCCGGCGGAAAAATTACTTCAACCGGCAAGCCGGCTTCGTATTCCGTCATCGTGGCAAAAAATAATTTCGGGGGGAAATTATCTCTTCCAAATTTATCAAAATCGGGAATGACAAAAGTTTTAGTCATCTGCCTTGCGCGGTCGGCACGATAATTGAAAAAAATCATTGCGTCATTTTCCGAAATCGTGGCTACGGGTTTTTTTCTCTCCAAAATTACGACTGGAACAAACTCTTCATCATAAACTTTTTTCGCGTATGATTTTTTTATTGCTTCTAATGGATCAGAAAAATATTCCTCGCTTTTTCCCTCGGCAATAGCGCGGTAAGCTTTTTCCGTCCTATCCCAACGATTATCGCGATCCATCGCATAAAAACGTCCAGAAATTGTAGCAATTTTTCCCACGCCGCACTCTTTTATTTTTCCCTGCAATTTTTCAATAAAATCCAACCCGCTATTGTAAATTGTATCCCGCCCATCCAAAAAACAATGGATAAAAACATTTTTTATTTTTTGTTCTTTGGCAAATTTTAGTAATGCGTAAAGGTGTTCAATTGTCGTATGGACACGACCATTGCTCACGAGACCCATCAAGTGAAGACTCGATTTATTTTTTTTAACATGAGCGGCGGCGTCACGCAAAACCTTATTGCGGAAAAAAGAACAATCGCTAATTGCCTTATTGATTCGGGGAAGTGTCTGATAAAAAATTCTCCCAGTCCCGATATTTAAATGTCCAACTTCCGAAGTTCCCATCTCTCCCCAAGAAAGGCCAACTTCTTCTCCTGATGCCCGAAGCGTCATCGCGGGATACGTGGCGATTAATTTATCAATATTTGGCGTTTCTGCTCCGGCAACGGCATTACCCTTTCCTTCCGGGGCAATCCCCCACCCGTCTAAAATAGCAAGCATTACTGGTTTTGGACGCATATCAAAATTAAAAAATAAATTAATTTATAAAAGCAGACTTTTTTTTGTCATTTCTCTCGGGGTTGTTACATCCATTATATCAAGAACGGTCGGCGCGACATTTGCCAAAACTCCTTTTGGTAAAACCTTTCTCCTTAAATTTTTAAAACTAGGCCCAACCACAATAAAAGGCACCGGATTTACAGAATGTTCAGTATCAACTTCTCCACTTTTTAAGTTTACCATTTCCTCAACATTCCCGTGATCAGCAGTAACAATCGTTGTTCCTTCTTTTCTCCAAACACCCCGGATAATTTTACCAACACATTTATCAACCGTCTGCACCGCCCGAATTCCAGCGAACAAATTTCCCGTGTGGCCAATCATGTCGGGATTACAAAAATTCACCACTATAAAATCATATTGTCCGCTGTCAATGTGCCTCCTAACTTCTGTGACTACTTTTTCCGCGTTCATTTCCGGCCTATCTTCGTAATGCGGTGTTGCAAGCGACGGGATTCTGATGCGTTCTTCGCCGTAAAGCGCGTCAGCGTTACCGCCATTAAAAAAATACGTGACGTGCGCATATTTTTCTGCTTCAGCAATGTAAATTTGTTTTTTATCGCGAAGAACCGCCGGTAGGGCGCTTAAAATATTACGAGACGGATAAGCTGTCAAAAGATAAGGAAGATCCGGACCAAAGTCCGTCATCGCCGCGAAAATAATATTTTTAGGAATTTTTTTTCTTTTGAACGAACCTGGATTTTTCCCCGTAAAATCTTTTTGCACAAAGGTTTTTGTGATTTCTCTCGCTCTGTCTGAACGTAAATTAAAGAAAATTATCACATCATTATCACCTATTGTCGCGACGGGCTTATGATCATTTGTAATAACCGTAGGTATAATAAATTCATCTGTCTCGCCGCGATTGTATGCGGAAGAAATCGCCGCTTCGGCCGATTCCGCCGTCGCTCCCTCGCCCGCGACCATTGCGTTGTAAGCCGCTTCAATTCTCGGCCATCGCTTAATGCGATCCATGGCATAAAAACGCCCCATAATTGATGCGATCTTTTCGCCATTATGAAAATGCGTTTTTAATTTTGGCAACAATCTGATCGCGGCGAAACGCGAAGAATCGCGGCCATCGGTAAAAAGATGCAAGAAAACTTTTTTTATTTCGTGCCGACTCAATAAATCTAACACAGCGTAAAGATGACCTGGGGAAGAATGAGCGCTCTCGCCATTTGATAATAAGCCCATTACGTGAACTTTACTCTGATACTTTTCTGCATATTTTATGGCTTCAAGGAAAGCGGTATTTTTAAAGAATGTCCCATCTTTAATACTTTCATTAATATAAACCGCATCTTGCTTAACAACCCAACCGGCAGACAAGTTCATATGGCCCGCCTCCGAGTTTCCCTCCTGATTGTGAGGCAATCCAACATTTTTTCCGTGCGCCAAAAGAAGGGTGTGGGGAAATTCTTTCCAAAGCGCTGACATGGTCGGCGTCTTGGCCAACGTCACGGCATTGCCAGGGCCTGGCGGCGCGATTCCCCAACCATCGAGAATAACTAAAACGATTGGCTTTTTATTATTTTTAGCCATAAATTAAATCTTAAATCTGGAACTTTAACTTTCTGGAACTTTAACTTTTCAATCTATTTTATCTCGTAACTCACAGTCACATTCACGACAATATCCATGCTGCCGCTTTCTACGGTAGGCGCAACTGCTTCTTCACCCCCTCCGCCATAACCAAGTGCGTCAAATGATTTATACGCCGAATATGGAGTTGACGTGTATTCGCTAAAAGATACTATTTTTCCAAGATCCACGCCAGCCACGCGCGCCAAGGCGTCTGCTTTTTCTTTCGCGTTTTCTAAAGCCTTCACTCTCGCTTCTTGCCGCAAAGCTTCAGGGTCATCAATATTGAAAGATAAGCCGCTCACTTGATTCGCGCCATTTTCACCAGCTGCCGCCAAAATGTCTCCAATTTTTGTCAAATTTCTAATTTTTACCGTAACGCCCTGGCTCACTTGGTAACCTCGTAAAATCTGTTTTCCGTTCGGCCAATCATACTGAGGATAAATATTGTAATAACTTGTTTGGATATCTTTACTCTCCACTCCTAAATTTTTTAAATTCGTGATAAGCCTGTTCATTTTATCAGTATTTTCTTTTTGGGCACTCTTCACGTCAGGTTTTTCGGTCTGCAGCCCCACGCTAATCGTAGCAATATCCGGGATGCCGGTAACTTTCCCTTCGCCGGAAATGGCAATTGTGTCTCGCTCCGCCGTCGGTTTACCGATGTATTGGTAGCTCTTTAGATTGTTCGCGACGAGCGTCCCTAAAAATACCAAAAATCCGAGTATCACGAGCGAGACAAACACCGCGAAAACTTTGTTGTTTTTCCACGATGGCCAACAACAATTTTCCATATTTTTGACAAACGACAGACAGCTCGCGACGAACAATAAAGTGTTGGTCGTTAGTTGTTAGTCGTAAGTTGTTAATTATTTTAATAATGGTTTAACTCCGGGCAAAATTTTCCCCTCCAGGAATTCCAACATCGCTCCCCCGCCAGTGGAAACATGATCAATATATTCGGACATACCGGTTTTTTCTATTGCTTCAATTGTTTCCCCTCCACCCACGACACCAAAAACTTTTCCCTTAGATCGCGCCGCAATAAGCCGTCCGAGCGCAACCGACCCATGACTATATTTTGAAATTTCAAAATACCCCATTGGCCCGTTCCAAACAATAGTTTGCGCTTTTCTGATAATTTCAGAATATTTTTTAATAGTTTCCGGACCGATGTCTAAAAGCGCATAAGGTTTTTTACAAAGTACTGTTTTATTTTTCAGCACACCAGCCACTCGCGCTTTCTTCCCTTTAAAATCCCCTACTACAAAATCTACGGGCAAAATAATCTTTTTGTTCTTCAAAAGTTTTTTTGCCGTTTTTAATTCTTTTGCCTCATACACCGAGGCGCCGATGCCATAGCCCTTTGCGGCAAAAAAATTATTAACCAGCGCTCCGCCCAAAAGAAGCGAGTTAACTTTTTTCAATAAATTTTCTATTACGGAAATTTTTGTGGAAATTTTTGCTCCGCCAATTAAGGCGACAAACGGTTTTGACGGCTTCCCGACCAGACTACTTAAAACGCTGATTTCTTTCTTCATTAAAAGTCCCGCATAGCTCGGCAAAAATTTTGGGACGCCAACAATAGAAGCGTGCGCCCGATGTGCCGCGGCAAAAGCGTCATTTACGTAAAGATCTGCCAAACTCGCGAGTCCCGCGGCAAATTTTTTATCATTTTTTTCCTCGCCTGGATGAAAGCGCAAATTTTCTAGCATCATCACTTCACCGGTCTTCATCGCGTCAATTTTTTTCAATCCTTTTTTACCAACCCAGTCGGTAGGCACTCTCCCTTTCATTAATAAAAATTTTCCGAGCACAACGCCAATCGGCTTCAAACTTAAATTATTCTTCACTTTCCCGCCCGGATCCCCCAAATGGCTCATCAATATTACCTTAGCTCCTTGCCCTAAAAGATATTTTATTGTTGGCAAAGCCGCCCTGATTCTCGTATCATCGGCCACAACAATTTTTGTCCCGGATTTTTTAAGCGGAACATTAAAATCAACTCGGACGAGCACCCGCTTGCCTTTTAGACTTTTGATTTGGTCAATCGTTTTTAATCTCATAATATTTGATAAAAACAACCAATTACTTAATTACTACCAATTACTTAATTACAACGAGGTAATTAGGTAATTGCTATTTTATTATTTTGCTATTTATCCCCCTCAATTTCTTCAAGTTCCCACGTGTCGGCTTTTATTTTTTTTACCACCACCTCTGCGTTTTCCGCTTTTGTCCCACGCGCGAGCGTGCCGACGTTAAATTTCAAATTCTCCGGATTTATTTCCGAACCATGTTCAATCACGCTGCCAAGGCCAATGACAATTTTTGTCACCTTCTTCAATTTATTTTTCTCGGCATGATCCAAAACTAATTTTAAAATTCTATCTGCTTCATGTAAGTCGTGCATACAATAAATTACGTATTAATAAATTTAAAGTAACAATTTAATGCGTCGCGCAAGTCATGCAAGGATCATAAGCGCGGACCATCATATTTATTTTCCATCTTCTGTCTCGTTCATCTTTAATGTCTGCCTCATTCAAATATTTTTCTAAATCATTTTCCAAATTGTCCAAAAACTGCGCTGTTGGCGTGACAATATTGCAAGCGCGAACAATGCCGTATTTATCAATTTTATAATAATGATAAAGCGTGCCTCGCGGCGCCTCGGTCGCGGCCAAACCTTCAGAATTTTTTAAAGTATGTTTCACCATTAAAATTCTTGATTTCTCACGCAAATATTCTTTAAGTAGTTTTCTAACTTCTTCAACGCAATGGACGAGTTCCACGGCCTGCGCGTAAATATTATGGAAAGTGTTGTAAGTCAAAATTTTTCCTGATGGCTTGTCAAAAAAAGTTAAAAATTTTTTTGCTTCGGGATTCAAATAGCGATGGCTCAAATTCAATCGCGCAATCGCGCCAGGCATAAAACTTTTTCCAAGATGGCGCGCGCGTTTTGTCGGATCACCGCTTGTTTGCTTCTCCACAATTTCTTTATAAAATTTTTTCACCGGACGGGACGATTGCACAGTTGATCCAATTATCCCATCATAAAACGGATATTCCCGCGGCGCGACAAGCCCAGTGTATTCCGTTTTCCTCTCATATTTTGGATAGTCAAGCGCCCGAAAAAATTTTGCCGCGCCAATCGCCGCTTCAAGTACCGACTCGGTTTCGTCAATTAATCCTCTAATAATTTTATCATCAAGCACTCTTCTAAATCCGCCGATCTCCGTCACAATCAAATGCATATCCCGGCCGCCGACCACATCTTTAATTTTATTCCCAAAATCTCGAATTAAAATAATTTTTTGGGCGAGGTTTGGATATTTTTTTATTAAATCAACATCGCTTTCATATTTAAAAAAATCCCCGAGCGATAAAAAGAAAAGATGCGCCGCGTGGCTTTGAATCGGCTCGGCAAGGACCAAAACTTTTCGGAGCCGCTCAATCTGCGGATTAATTTTCACGCCAAGAGCGTTTTCAATCGCTTTAATGCTTGTGATATTATGCGCCACCGAACATATTCCACAAATGCGCGAAGTAACAATCGGCGTCTCAATATAATTTCGATTTAAAATTATTGATTCAATCAATCGCGCGCCAATCGTAACTTTCATTTTAGCGTTTTTAATGTCGCCAGCGAGCATGTCGGCAAAAAAACTGGCGTGACCTTCAATTTTCGCGAGATGGCTTATTTTTATTTTCATATTTTCTTATATTTACTGATTAGACAATTATATCAAAAAATTAAAATTAAAACAAAGCCCCCGAGTGATGCCCGGAGTGACACGCTTTAGCGTGTTACTTACCGAAATAACAGCCTAAAGGCTGTCAGTCCGATTTATTAAAAATAAAAAAATGCCCCGTTCCATTTCTTCGGCTTTGTGAAAGCTTCAGATTTGAAACGGGGCCAAGAGACCGAAAGTCCAAGGATCCGAGTGACCCGGCCTTTTTGAAGGGCCGAGTTACCCAGGATCCAAGGACCCTACTTGCGACGGAGCACCCGGAAGCCGCCGCCCCAGTCGTAGCCGAGCCAGCGCCAGTCCTGGCACCAGCCGTCGTCGTGCCAGCGGACGCACGCCACGAGCCCGCGGTCGACCGGGAACCGCCAGTCCGGGAAGACGAAGACGACCTTGCCGCGGAGAGCGGCAGGGACCTCGTCCTGGTGGGCGAGGAGGAACTCGCAGTCCTCCTTGCCGAGGTTGGCGCCGAGCCTCTCGGCGCGGGCGACCATCACGCGGCCGACCACCGAGGTCTCGCCCTCCCAGAGGAAGGAGAGGATCTCGTAGGTGCGGCCGCCGATGGTCATCTCGGTGGGGAGGGAGGACTTGACGAGCGTCTCGGCGAACTCCCGCACCGCCTCGGTGTTGTCCGAGGAGACGAGTGCCGAGAACAGTTCGTCGCCGATCTCGCGCTGCAGATGGGCCGTAGAACGCAGAGTATCCATTGCCGTTTCCTTTTGCCTCCTCTTTCGAGAAAGCGCACTCCTCGCCGACCTGGCAAAGAGGAAGCGCCGGTTTCCCAGCCTTCTTTCCAAATTTTATTATTCTTCGAGCGGAACGGAGCGAAGTCGAGAAGCGGTTCTCGACACCCCGCCGAATTGGCGGGTTGCTCGAACAATAAAATAGAGAAAGAAAACCGGGAAATTAACCAAAATTTCGCTTAAAAAGAACTATTTACTAACAATTAAATATACCATATTTTAATGGTTTTGTCAACCCCATTTTTCTATGTCATTCCCGCGAAAGCGAGAATCCAGATTACTGGATCCCCGGGTCAAGCCCGAGGATGACAAAATAAAAACCCGACTTTCGTCGGGACTCCGCCTTTAAAATCAAATAAAAAAATTATTTTTCAATTCTCAAAAAATCATCCTCCGCGCCATAGGTTTGCATAATTTCCCGGAGATATTTTTTTCCGACTAATTTCTGAATATTTTTCAAATGTTTTTTAATTTGCGGTCCGGCTCCGGGAAGCGGTCCGCGGCAACCATAACAAAATCTTTTACTGCGCAAACATATTGCTTTGCATCCGCCAAGAGTGATCGGCCCCATGCATGGCTCCCCTTTTTGCAAAAGACACTCATAACCTTGAGCCTGACACTCGAAGCACACCGGTCTTTGAGGAATTCTTGGCTCCCGTCCAAAAATAATATCTGAAATAACTCGATAAAATTCATCTTGATCAATCGGGCAGCCTGGAACAGTGTAATCAACTTTTACCACCTTAGAGAGCGGCACAACTCTGGAATTTTGAATGCGCTGATATTTTGGATAGACGTATTTGACCTTTTCGTTTTTCAATTGCTCTGAATAATTTTTTATCTCCTGAACTCCGCCCAAATGAGCGCAACTGCCGATGGCCACCAAAATTTTTGATTTTTTTCTCAACTCCTTTAAATATTTTATGTCTTCCTTGGTAAGCGGCGTCCCTTCAATCACGGCCACGTCATAACTCGGACGCTCCCGTTTTTCTTCCGCCCAAGAAAAATTTCCCAAATCAAAAACCTGAAAAAGATCCAATAATCTTTTTCCCAAATTTAGGATTTCCACCTGGCAACCCTCACAACAAGTCATACTGGCAATGGCAAGTGTCGGCTTCGGCATATGTTTCATTATAGCACTTTTTAAAGGGTATGAAAAACTGTATAATTTAATCAGGATTATGGCCTGAGCCTGTCGAAGGCCAACTTATCAATAGCACCCCCTTCGACTTCGCTACGCTTCGCTCAGGGAATAAATGGATATATATGATATTCAAAAATCGCGTGGAAGCTGGCCAAAAATTAGCCGAAACGCTCAAAAAATTTAAAGACGCCCAAGGCACGCTTATTTTAGCGCTTCCCCGCGGCGGGGTTGTTGTCGGTTTTGAAGTAGCAAAAACCTTAAGCTTGCCGATGGATATTATTGTCCCGCGAAAAATCGGCGCCCCGGGAAATCCGGAATTTGCCATTGGCGCGATTACCGAACAGGGCGTTGGAATTTTTGACGAGATGGTAATTGGCACTTACGGAATAACCGAATCGTATTTACAAAATGAAATAAAAAAAGAAAAAGCCGAGGCGGAACGGCGGTTGAAATTATACCGCGGGACTCGTCCGCCACTAGATTTAAAAAATAAAACGGTCATTATTGTTGATGACGGATTAGCAACCGGAATGACAATGCGCGCGGCCATTAAGACGGCCAAAAAACTCAGAGCGGAAAAGATTATTGTCGCAATCCCCGTTACCTCGCCCGAAGCGGCAGAATTAGTTAAAAAAGAAGTTGATGAAATAATTTATCTTGAAGCTCCGGCATTTTTCGGCGCTGTTGGATCTTTTTACGAAGAATTCGGACAAACAACAGATGAGGAAGTAATAGATTTGTTAAAAAAATCGGAAAATTTTTAAAAATAAAAAACCACCTCGCCATATCAGTCGTTCAGGCTCGCGCAATGACAAAAAAACAAAACTCCGCCAACCAGCGGAGTTTTAAAATCTATTTTATTAAATTTATAAATACTTTAACGTCCTCCCAGTCCAATATTCAAGCCGTTGCGCCGTTTCCCTTGAAATAATTTCGACCGCTCTACCCCAATGGTAAGAAACCGTATCCCCAGCTTTAACTCGCGGAAGAATCAACGGGTCGCGTTTTATTTCTATCAATTTTTCCTTGCCGATTTTTGGTAAATATTTACCCCGTAATTTTATAAGCGTTTTTGCGCGTATAACAAGCGCGTCACCCTTAATCAACTTTACTTTTCCCCACCCGATACGGCAAAGTTCTTGGCCAATCGTACCGCGTTCTACCCTGCCGGTAATGCTACCAACCACAAAAACGTGAAAGCTATGGTGCGGCCTATGCCTTTTATGAACCCGCGAAGCAATCTTCTCGGCCGCGGCAGCAGTCATTCGTCCTTGATTAGCAAAACTGCGTACAAGATCAGCTAAATCCTTAGAGCTAACATTTTCTAATAAATTATTTCCAATCCAATAAGCATCAAATACTCGCGGATCAAACCAATCGGCGATTTTATTGCTCTCGGCGATAAGTTTAAGATAGGGAGCTAGGGCAATAAATTCTCGAAGAATTTTTTTTAGCTGTGCGTCACTGACTTTATCTGTCGTCAAATATCGATAAAGTTTCCCCTTCCCTGCTCCCTGCGGCCCGCAAAGACCAAGCTCGTGTGGATGCAGGGAATATTTAACTCCCCTTTTAAGATATTTTTTCATTTTTTAACCCCTCTATTTTTTATTTTTGAAGGCTCACGAAATAATGCCAAAAATTCCTTTGCTTCTGCTTCGGAAATTTTTTTAATCCCCACATCTCCCTGTACCAATATCCACTCTCCCTTCTTTGTCCCCGATAAAAGCGACGTATCAACATTAAAAACCTTGCCACCATTTTTTATGGTGGCCTTATTTTTAGAAATTTTTTCAATTTTACAGGGGATCCCAAAGCACATAAAAAATCTCAAACCTTAAAACTCAAAACTTTTTCTTTTTTAAATTTTGACATCAAATCTACGACGACAATCACCCCCAAAAATATTATCAAGCTACCAAAGAAAATTTGCCAATCAAAAATTCCTTTCTGCGCCATTTCAAGTAAACTCGTTATCGGCGCGCCAAGCGCGAGAACGCAGGCCGCCGAAGAAACCGGGATATATTTTAAACCGGCATACCAGGTTAAAACATAGCCCAAGAGGAAAATCGCCGTTATCCAGACCCAACTTAACTCTGCCACGCTCATACTTCCGAGCAGTTTCATCTGCCCGGTCGCCGTCCAAAAAATAAAAATAAATAAAAATCCAAAAAACATTCTGCCCCAAGCAACAATTTTTGGAGAAATATTCTCCAATGCTTTTTTAGAAATAATTTGTTCTGCCGCCCAAAATAACGTAGCAACTAAAACTAAAAACTCACCATACCCGAATTGTAATCCATTAAAAATTTTCAAAAGAAATATGTTGCCCAAAAGAAGCAATGAAGCACCAATCACTAAATTTTTACTTACTTTTTCTTTCAAAACTAACACCGCTAAAACAATTACATAAATAAATAAAGTTTTATGGATAAAAGATGTACTCGCCCCGCTTGTCGCGGCCAATCCCTTAAAAAAAAGTAAAAACGGAATACTGCCGCCAACCAAACCGATTAAAACCAACACCCCCCATTCTTTAATTTTCAATTTTGCCAACAACTTCCATTCCTTAAACCAAAAAATTAAGCACAACAAAATTACGGCCACAACTATATTTTTCAAGCCGGTGAAAATATCTGAATTAATAACTTTAACACCGAATTGATTTATAAAAATAGAAACGCCGGAAATTATTGCTGTTCCTAAAACTAACAAATATCCCTTCTTCTTATTAATGTTCATAATAGTTGTTTAATATTAAATCGCGCCTTTGATATCCTTCAACTCCGCCCAGGAAAAAACCGGACCGTCTTGGCAGACGAAAAAACTGCCGACGGCGCAATGGTTGCAGACGCCAACGCCGCAATGCATCCGCCGTTCAAGCGAAAGAAAAATATCACTATCTAAAAAAGCTGATTCTTTTAATTTTTTGATAACAAATTTATACATCACTGGCGGACCGCAGAGAAATGCGACTGGATTTTCGGCAAGAGGCTCCTTTTCAAACAAAACCGTAACCAATCCCTGGATTACCGGGCAAGATAATTTAAATTTATCCGTGGGTTTATCAAGACATAAATGAAAATCAATATCATTTTTCATCCACAGATCATATTCATTGCGGAAAAGTAGATCATCTTCAGTTCTCGCTCCGTAGAAAATTTGGACTTTTTTATATT is part of the Patescibacteria group bacterium genome and harbors:
- the gpmI gene encoding 2,3-bisphosphoglycerate-independent phosphoglycerate mutase, which gives rise to MAKNNKKPIVLVILDGWGIAPPGPGNAVTLAKTPTMSALWKEFPHTLLLAHGKNVGLPHNQEGNSEAGHMNLSAGWVVKQDAVYINESIKDGTFFKNTAFLEAIKYAEKYQSKVHVMGLLSNGESAHSSPGHLYAVLDLLSRHEIKKVFLHLFTDGRDSSRFAAIRLLPKLKTHFHNGEKIASIMGRFYAMDRIKRWPRIEAAYNAMVAGEGATAESAEAAISSAYNRGETDEFIIPTVITNDHKPVATIGDNDVIIFFNLRSDRAREITKTFVQKDFTGKNPGSFKRKKIPKNIIFAAMTDFGPDLPYLLTAYPSRNILSALPAVLRDKKQIYIAEAEKYAHVTYFFNGGNADALYGEERIRIPSLATPHYEDRPEMNAEKVVTEVRRHIDSGQYDFIVVNFCNPDMIGHTGNLFAGIRAVQTVDKCVGKIIRGVWRKEGTTIVTADHGNVEEMVNLKSGEVDTEHSVNPVPFIVVGPSFKNLRRKVLPKGVLANVAPTVLDIMDVTTPREMTKKSLLL
- a CDS encoding nickel-dependent hydrogenase large subunit, giving the protein MKIKISHLAKIEGHASFFADMLAGDIKNAKMKVTIGARLIESIILNRNYIETPIVTSRICGICSVAHNITSIKAIENALGVKINPQIERLRKVLVLAEPIQSHAAHLFFLSLGDFFKYESDVDLIKKYPNLAQKIILIRDFGNKIKDVVGGRDMHLIVTEIGGFRRVLDDKIIRGLIDETESVLEAAIGAAKFFRALDYPKYERKTEYTGLVAPREYPFYDGIIGSTVQSSRPVKKFYKEIVEKQTSGDPTKRARHLGKSFMPGAIARLNLSHRYLNPEAKKFLTFFDKPSGKILTYNTFHNIYAQAVELVHCVEEVRKLLKEYLREKSRILMVKHTLKNSEGLAATEAPRGTLYHYYKIDKYGIVRACNIVTPTAQFLDNLENDLEKYLNEADIKDERDRRWKINMMVRAYDPCMTCATH
- a CDS encoding hydrogenase/urease maturation nickel metallochaperone HypA encodes the protein MHDLHEADRILKLVLDHAEKNKLKKVTKIVIGLGSVIEHGSEINPENLKFNVGTLARGTKAENAEVVVKKIKADTWELEEIEGDK
- a CDS encoding phosphoglycerate kinase, whose translation is MRLKTIDQIKSLKGKRVLVRVDFNVPLKKSGTKIVVADDTRIRAALPTIKYLLGQGAKVILMSHLGDPGGKVKNNLSLKPIGVVLGKFLLMKGRVPTDWVGKKGLKKIDAMKTGEVMMLENLRFHPGEEKNDKKFAAGLASLADLYVNDAFAAAHRAHASIVGVPKFLPSYAGLLMKKEISVLSSLVGKPSKPFVALIGGAKISTKISVIENLLKKVNSLLLGGALVNNFFAAKGYGIGASVYEAKELKTAKKLLKNKKIILPVDFVVGDFKGKKARVAGVLKNKTVLCKKPYALLDIGPETIKKYSEIIRKAQTIVWNGPMGYFEISKYSHGSVALGRLIAARSKGKVFGVVGGGETIEAIEKTGMSEYIDHVSTGGGAMLEFLEGKILPGVKPLLK
- a CDS encoding DMT family transporter, which translates into the protein MNINKKKGYLLVLGTAIISGVSIFINQFGVKVINSDIFTGLKNIVVAVILLCLIFWFKEWKLLAKLKIKEWGVLVLIGLVGGSIPFLLFFKGLAATSGASTSFIHKTLFIYVIVLAVLVLKEKVSKNLVIGASLLLLGNIFLLKIFNGLQFGYGEFLVLVATLFWAAEQIISKKALENISPKIVAWGRMFFGFLFIFIFWTATGQMKLLGSMSVAELSWVWITAIFLLGYVLTWYAGLKYIPVSSAACVLALGAPITSLLEMAQKGIFDWQIFFGSLIIFLGVIVVVDLMSKFKKEKVLSFKV
- a CDS encoding HypC/HybG/HupF family hydrogenase formation chaperone, producing MCFGIPCKIEKISKNKATIKNGGKVFNVDTSLLSGTKKGEWILVQGDVGIKKISEAEAKEFLALFREPSKIKNRGVKK
- a CDS encoding SIMPL domain-containing protein, which codes for MENCCWPSWKNNKVFAVFVSLVILGFLVFLGTLVANNLKSYQYIGKPTAERDTIAISGEGKVTGIPDIATISVGLQTEKPDVKSAQKENTDKMNRLITNLKNLGVESKDIQTSYYNIYPQYDWPNGKQILRGYQVSQGVTVKIRNLTKIGDILAAAGENGANQVSGLSFNIDDPEALRQEARVKALENAKEKADALARVAGVDLGKIVSFSEYTSTPYSAYKSFDALGYGGGGEEAVAPTVESGSMDIVVNVTVSYEIK
- a CDS encoding phosphoribosyltransferase, which produces MIFKNRVEAGQKLAETLKKFKDAQGTLILALPRGGVVVGFEVAKTLSLPMDIIVPRKIGAPGNPEFAIGAITEQGVGIFDEMVIGTYGITESYLQNEIKKEKAEAERRLKLYRGTRPPLDLKNKTVIIVDDGLATGMTMRAAIKTAKKLRAEKIIVAIPVTSPEAAELVKKEVDEIIYLEAPAFFGAVGSFYEEFGQTTDEEVIDLLKKSENF
- the gpmI gene encoding 2,3-bisphosphoglycerate-independent phosphoglycerate mutase; this translates as MRPKPVMLAILDGWGIAPEGKGNAVAGAETPNIDKLIATYPAMTLRASGEEVGLSWGEMGTSEVGHLNIGTGRIFYQTLPRINKAISDCSFFRNKVLRDAAAHVKKNKSSLHLMGLVSNGRVHTTIEHLYALLKFAKEQKIKNVFIHCFLDGRDTIYNSGLDFIEKLQGKIKECGVGKIATISGRFYAMDRDNRWDRTEKAYRAIAEGKSEEYFSDPLEAIKKSYAKKVYDEEFVPVVILERKKPVATISENDAMIFFNYRADRARQMTKTFVIPDFDKFGRDNFPPKLFFATMTEYEAGLPVEVIFPPEEIKVCLAKVLSEAGLKQLHIAETEKYAHVTFFFNGMKEEEFPGEDRIIVPSPHVASYAEKPEMSAKIITEKLVKEIMSRKYDFIVVNFANADMVGHTGNYKATVEAVETVDKCIGQLADIILPMGGVLALTADHGNAEEIVNLQTEEMDKEHSTNPVPFILAGRELKDRVGAACPPGTDLSLMSPVGVLADIAPTILKIMNIDQPEEMTGTTLI
- a CDS encoding DUF6390 family protein; its protein translation is MKKYLKRGVKYSLHPHELGLCGPQGAGKGKLYRYLTTDKVSDAQLKKILREFIALAPYLKLIAESNKIADWFDPRVFDAYWIGNNLLENVSSKDLADLVRSFANQGRMTAAAAEKIASRVHKRHRPHHSFHVFVVGSITGRVERGTIGQELCRIGWGKVKLIKGDALVIRAKTLIKLRGKYLPKIGKEKLIEIKRDPLILPRVKAGDTVSYHWGRAVEIISRETAQRLEYWTGRTLKYL